One Carassius auratus strain Wakin chromosome 16, ASM336829v1, whole genome shotgun sequence genomic window carries:
- the LOC113116760 gene encoding protein FAM83A-like → MGKVRRRVQEMRNPNTMLSSVDMSYNESTRLAMDALLDRGNHGYQEVLNKENEANFLSAEEKTYILNNIKTPLSDNEETDRDEEMSGSATVSSETYFPAVTESEPPVLDYGWPVADWSYHLQGIPSVEVFFHSMKSFSMKDMLRELIRQATKVLAIVMDTFSDVEIFCDTLEAIRKHNVSIYLLLEYTNLQLFQDMCENLKINKSHLTRMSIRSVQGETYCAKLGREFTGQMKEKFIIVDCTKVLVGSYSLTWLSWQVHRSLAVLFKGSGVKPFDLEFRRLYTISEPIPGFTCHTSDPGDLCLALRNSTSQCAREELPETLLTNYNRNLVNPGTGVSRQLMSGSDNLVIQTSPLDRKDLSGFHREKRSITPLLISPHFSKIIIR, encoded by the exons ATGGGGAAAGTGAGAAGAAGAGTTCAGGAGATGAGAAACCCAAACACTATGTTGTCTTCAGTAGATATGAGTTACAACGAGAGCACACGACTGGCTATGGATGCTCTCTTGGATAGAGGGAATCATGGATACCAGGAAGTGCTGAACAAAGAGAATGAAGCAAACTTTCTGTCAGCAGAGGAGAAAACATACATCTTAAACAACATTAAAACGCCTCTCAGTGACAATGAAGAGACAGACAGGGATGAAGAGATGTCCGGTTCTGCAACAGTTTCTTCTGAGACATACTTTCCTGCGGTCACAGAGAGTGAGCCTCCAGTTCTTGACTACGGCTGGCCGGTGGCTGACTGGAGTTACCATCTGCAAGGAATTCCCAGTGTGGAAGTGTTCTTTCACTCAATGAAATCATTTTCCATGAAAGACATGCTTCGGGAACTCATCAGGCAAGCAACTAAA GTTTTGGCTATAGTTATGGACACATTCAGCGATGTGGAGATTTTCTGTGACACACTGGAGGCGATAAGAAAACACAATGTGTCCATCTATCTCCTTCTGGAATACACCAATTTACAGCTGTTTCAGGACATGTGTGAAAATCTAAAAATCAACAAGTCTCATCTTACT AGAATGTCCATTCGTAGTGTTCAAGGGGAAACATACTGTGCCAAATTGGGCAGAGAGTTTACTGGACAGATGAAAGAGAAATTCATCATTGTGGACTGCACAAAAGTGCTGGTCGGCTCATACAG TCTCACGTGGCTGTCCTGGCAGGTTCACAGAAGCTTGGCCGTGCTCTTCAAAGGCAGCGGGGTTAAACCTTTCGACCTGGAGTTTCGCAGACTCTACACAATTTCTGAACCTATCCCAGGATTTACCTGCCACACATCAGATCCTGGGGATCTCTGCCTAGCTTTGAGAAATTCCACGTCCCAATGCGCCCGGGAGGAATTGCCAGAAACACTCCTGACCAATTACAACAGAAACCTCGTAAACCCAGGAACTGGAGTTTCCCGACAGCTCATGTCCGGTTCAGACAACCTAGTTATCCAAACATCACCACTGGACCGCAAAGATCTCAGTGGCTTCCACAGAGAAAAACGATCCATCACCCCATTGCTTATCAGCCCCCACTTTTCAAAGATTATAATACGATGA
- the LOC113115836 gene encoding uncharacterized protein LOC113115836 has protein sequence MEEKLSDEKVKCMLAPWRFSFRAPGFENRLVTALQLFERFPLDVAVTGGTPEANAQLASAICGPGEEVEEEELETDNEGDEEEETDEEEESEDSEEEGSADEEHSIKSKLNPNHHRSSSRKRVRIAEHAEYIGSSVPDFDSAILHRQIPNVRVWTVQGHPNSNSIINQTNQQYDSTCYDVLVVLTTEQNKEDHMWLKMELHGRDQPFFLVQAERDWDVVEEKPTGPCMTCAWERMRARKLELQKRSKEVFGETADSEAESQNLSNASQDPELVKMKDIVKVLAEALPELRKKAFSQFLVAITRELRIPKLLTDDTQVVVSTALRSRKINQDDLDQITKLSQTRDLTDNPSKLQAILAAFDHFWLDIGVLGETGCGSSSLVNALLGLEKGDGQASSTGATETTKEVVKYPYPSTNVRLWDLPGLGKIGDLSSLSSASSSSEAQCITSALSLCDVYILVSPLRLRLGAIQLLQQASSLGKECYLVLTMADLIEEQSIVEVRQWAEEVLSKLGLQQSLFLVSAQHPQTLDLPKLKETLKAAFPSHKKVALARYAAKQLDGDVFWKRSDSCKFM, from the exons ATGGAAGAAAAACTTTCGGATGAAAAAGTGAAATGTATGCTCGCCCCTTGGAGGTTTTCCTTCAGGGCACCTGGATTTGAAAACAGACTGGTGACTGCTCTACAACTGTTTGAACGTTTCCCTTTAGATGTAGCTGTGACTGGAGGAACACCGGAGGCTAATGCTCAGCTGGCTTCTGCAATCTGTGGACCGGGTGAGGAAGTCGAAGAGGAGGAATTGGAAACCGATAATGAAGGTGATGAGGAGGAAGAAACAGATGAGGAAGAAGAATCAGAGGACAGTGAAGAAGAAGGAAGTGCAGATGAGGAACACAGTATAAAATCTAAGTTAAATCCTAATCACCACCGCAGTAGTAGTAGGAAACGTGTTCGGATAGCAGAGCATGCAGAATATATAGGGAGTAGTGTTCCTGATTTTGACTCTGCGATTTTACACCGTCAGATCCCAAATGTCCGTGTGTGGACCGTCCAGGGCCATCCAAATTCAAATTCCATCATTAACCAGACCAACCAGCAGTATGACTCCACATGCTATGATGTTCTGGTGGTTCTCACCACAGAGCAGAACAAAGAGGACCACATGTGGCTCAAAATGGAATTGCATGGCAGAGATCAGCCTTTTTTTCTGGTTCAAGCTGAGCGGGACTGGGACGTGGTCGAGGAGAAGCCTACAGGGCCGTGCATGACCTGCGCCTGGGAACGAATGAGAGCTCGCAAGCTGGAGTTGCAGAAGAGAAGTAAAGAAGTATTTGGAGAGACGGCTGATTCAGAAGCAGAAAGCCAGAATCTTTCAAATGCTTCCCAAGATCCAGAGTTAGTGAAGATGAAGGATATCGTCAAAGTGCTTGCTGAAGCCCTGCCTGAGCTTCGGAAGAAGGCTTTTAGTCAGTTTCTGGTGGCGATTACAAGGGAACTTCGGATTCCTAAATTACTGACTGATGACACACA GGTTGTGGTTTCTACGGCTTTGCGATCCAGGAAGATAAACCAGGATGATCTTGATCAGATCACCAAGCTCTCGCAGACCAGAGATCTCACAGACAATCCTTCCAAGCTTCAGGCCATCCTTGCAGCTTTCGATCACTTCTGGCTGGATATCGGTGTGCTGGGTGAGACGGGATGTGGCAGCTCCAGCTTGGTCAATGCCCTCTTGGGTCTGGAGAAAGGTGATGGACAAGCTTCCTCAACCGGTGCCACTGAAACAACTAAAGAGGTTGTGAAGTATCCCTACCCATCCACCAATGTCCGCCTTTGGGACCTTCCTGGGCTTGGAAAAATAGGTGATCTAAGCAGCCTGTCCTCTGCGTCCAGCTCTTCTGAAGCTCAGTGTATAACATCGGCACTTTCTTTGTGTGATGTATACATACTGGTATCTCCTTTGAGGCTTAGATTGGGAGCCATACAGTTGTTGCAGCAAGCATCATCCCTAGGGAAGGAATGTTACCTGGTGCTTACCATGGCAGATTTGATTGAGGAGCAGTCTATTGTGGAGGTGAGGCAATGGGCTGAAGAAGTCTTGAGTAAACTTGGTCTCCAGCAGAGTTTATTTCTGGTGTCTGCTCAACATCCACAAACCTTGGATTTACCCAAGCTAAAGGAGACATTGAAGGCAGCCTTTCCAAGTCATAAGAAAGTCGCTCTTGCCAGATATGCAGCAAAGCAACTGGATGGTGATGTTTTCTGGAAAAGATCAGATTCTTGCAAATTTATGTAA